TGAGCCGATTCAGGTCGAGATACTCGGGATCGCAGCCGACGATGCGCGTGTCGGCCGTGCGGTCCATGAAGCTGCATTCGCGGCGCGTCTCGCGAATGCGAACGGCCCGCGAGATGGTCGAAATGGTGTGCAGGTTGTCGTAGTCGGCGCGGGTCAGGCCGTATTGCCGCATCGCCGACGCTTTGCCTCCGCCGGCGTTTCCTTTGCCGACCGGCTGCACGGATCTGAGGATGATGTTGTCGGCCCCGAGTTGCGCGATCTGCTCTTGCGCTTTGGCGCTGATTCCTTCGCCGATCGCCAGCAACCAGATGACGCTGGCCGTGCCGATGAAGATGCCGAGCACGGTGAGCAGCGAACGGAGCGGATGCAACACCAGGCTTTTGAAGCCGAGTTGCCAAGTGCGGAATTGAAGGAAGACGAGCATGTCATCGATCGCGAGGGCGGAGCTACTTGATGCGTTCGTCGGACTGTACGCCGCCGTCGCGAAGGCGAATGATGCGTTTCGCGCGATGGGCGACTTCGTCTTCGTGCGTGACGAGAATGATCGTCTTGCCGGCTTGGTTCAAGTTGTCGAACAGCGCGAGAATTTCGTTCGTCGTGACGGAGTCGAGGTTGCCCGTCGGTTCGTCGGCGAGGATAAAGCGCGGATTGTTGACCAAGCTCCGCGCGATGCCCGCTCGCTGTTGCTGCCCGCCGGAAAGCTGTGTCGGCCGATGGTTCAAACGCTTGCCGAGCCCGACGAGTTCCGCGAGCTCGCGGCACCGCTCGCGATCTTCCGGCATGATCTTGCCGCGATAGTAAAGCGGCACTTCGATATTCTCCATCACCGTCAGCTGCGGGATGAGATTGTACGATTGAAACACGAAGCCGATTTGCGACGCGCGCACTTCCGAAAGCGAATCGTCGTCCATCTGCGCAACGTCGTCATCGCCGAGAAAATAGCTTCCCGAAGAAGGTCGATCGAGGCAGCCGAGCACGTTGAGAAACGTACTCTTTCCGGAGCCGGAAGGGCCCATCACGGCGACGTAATCCCCTTCGGGAAAGTCGATGGTCACGCCGCGGAGAGCGTGAACTTCTTCATCGCCCAAGCGGTAGACCTTGCGCAGGTCGTTGACTCGGACGGCGAACTTCATAGCCCTGCCCCGTGCGTGGTCGAGGTGTCGTTGAGCATCGCCTTCGGGCGCTTGATCGGCTCGCGCTTCGGAATGCGCGAGGCGGTTTCCGACTTCGCCAGCCGTGCTTCGGCCGGCGTGCGCTCCGCCGGATGCGAACGGGCGATCGCGGTCGGCTTCACGCGCGCCGGGAAGTCGATCGGCGTCGGCAGCGCGATGAGATCGACATATTGCTTCGGCGTCATCACGACTTGCTCGGTCCCTTCGAGACCCGACTCGATCACGACGAGCTTCGAGTTCGTCGGCCCGACTTGCACTTGCTTCGCTTGAAGGCCCTGCGGTGTGTGAACTAGGCAATAGTACCGGCCGTCGCGCTCCATCACCGCTTGCAACGGGACTTGCGCTGCGCCGTCCCGTTCTTCGGCGATCACGGCGGCTTGGGCCGTCATGCCGGGCCGCAAGCCGGGCGGAGGATTGAGGATTTCGATCTCGGTGGCGTATTCCTTGATGTGCGCCGAGAACGAGCTCGACTGTTGCAACGGGTACTCGCTCACCTTCTTCACGCGGCCGCGCAACTCGACATCGGGGAGCGCATCGATCTTCACCCGCGCCAGCATGCCCGGCCGGACGAGATCGATCCGCGATTCGTTGATCTTCGCTAAGACTTGCATTTGTTTCGGGTTCGGCAAACGAATGATGACTTGCCGTTCTCGAATCATGCGTCCTTCTTCGATCACGATCGGTTCGCCACTCGAGGTTTGATCGTTGGCATACACGACTTGGCCGGCTTTCGGTGCCGCGATCACGCACTTCGCGATCTGGGTTTTGATGCGGTCGAGCCGCGCCTTTTCGACGGAGTGGATTTCGAGAGTCGCTTGCAGTTTGGCTTCGGCCGTCTTCACTTCCGACTCCAATTGCTTCATCATCTTCTGCTTCGAGTAGGTATGCAGCACGACTTGCTTCGTGCGCGCGACTTCGAGTTCCTTGGCGGCTTTGGAAACGGCGAAGCGATCGGCTTCGAGTTGGATCGGCGTGACGTAACCCTTAGCCGCGAGCCGTTCGCTGTAGCGCACGTATTCTTGCGAGCGACGATGGGCTTCTTCGGCCACGAAGATCTCGCTCTGGAGTTGTTCTTCTTCTTGCTTGAACGTGCCCGACTCGTATTCCGAAAGGGCTAGCTTGGCGGTCTCGACCGTCGTTTCGGCCTGGATCACCGAGGCTTGGCTGGCGTTGCAGTTGATCGTTTGCAACGTGAGTTCGTTTTGCAAGACGGCATCGTCGAGGCGAACGAGGAAGTCGCCTTCTTCGACGAAGGTTCCTTCCGGCACGATCTCCAGGATCGCCACGCCGAGGCTCGCACTCGCGCTGCTGCGAAGCTGTACTTCGCTCCGGACGTCGACGTTGGCCGAGCTTTGAATGTCGCCCCGTTCGACGATCTCATGGACGAACTTTCCGACGACGACTTGCCCAGTAAGCGGCGTTTCGACGGTCGCCTTCCAAGCGCCCGGCGCGAGCTTCCAATAAGCCCCGCCCCCCGCAGCGCCGACCGCCACAACCAGCGCGGCGAGCTTCCAGCGCAGCGCACCGCGCCGACTTTTCCGACGCCTCGAACGAGAACCAGACAATGAAGGGCTCGATGCATCGACGACTTTTGATCGATCGAAACGCAAAGACCATGCTCGCAGGAGTCGCATAGGTCACCTCTTCAAAAATGGATGGGGGCAGGAGTGCGGGCGGCAGTCGGAACTCGCGGTCAATCTCGACGTTGCGCGCTTGGGGGGCGAGCAACCACGGACAGGGGTCGAGTGGTGCGAGTCGGGTGGGCGATTGTTATTCTATTCGGCCTCGAAAGGCCGATGTAGCCGCAAATTCCGGTTTCGGGTTCGGCCGGAAGTTAGACGAGCGGCAGGTATTAGGTAAACCCCACTTCCGCCGGCAGGGGCCCGAGAAAAGCGGCAAATCTTGATTGCCAGGCAGGTTACGGCGGCGTCACGAGTTTCAAGGCCGGCCCCGGTTCGGGCTTCGGCCCGGCTGCCGGCGGGGCGGCGGCATTGGGTTTTTCCAAAACTTTCGGCGCCGGCGGGATCGGCAACGGCTCGAGTACGTCGTTGCGCGGCGGCGGTGCGGCCCCCGGCGGCAATGGTAGCGGCGCGGCATCGTCGTCGGCCGGGATGCCGTCGACCGTCTCGATCGCGGCCGAGGGATCGGGGGTCACCGGGCCCGGATCGATCCACATACCGTGGTCGTCGAGTTGCATCGTTCCCATCTCGAAATCGAGATTGATCCGCTGCACTTCGTAGTTGACCCAGACGCCGAGGAAATCGTTTTGCGTGCTGAGCAAGTCGCTCAAGGCCGAGACCAAGTCGCGGCCGATCGAGGCGCGAGCCGTGGCGTAGGCTTCGGCCGTTTCGTTGATTTTCGGCGGACGATTCAGATTCTCGCGCGCTAGGTCGACTTGCTGGATCGCGACTTGCACGGCCGAGCGACGGATCTCGAAGTTCAACTGATTGAGCTCGAGCACGCGCAAAATCTGCCTCAAGTTTTGATTGATGCGATCTTCGAAGAGCATGTAGGCGCGGCGGTTCTGCTGATAGGAGATCAGCGACGCGCGATAGACGTTGCGCTCGACGAGCCGTGTGAGCGGCGCGTCGAACTCGACTCCCATGCGGAGCCGGCCGGTCGCATCGCGAAAGTTCACCGGGTTGTCGTTCACCGTTCGGACGTCGCCGCTCATGACGAAGTTCAAGCCGGCCTTGAGTGCGTTGGCGTTGAATTCGATGAGTCGCCAGGTGTCGACGAGCTGTGCCCGAGCGTTCATCCAGTCGCGGCGATTCACGCGGGCCGTTTCCAGGGCGTCGGGAGCCGAAAGTTCGATCGGCGTCCAAGTGATCGCATCGACGCGGCAGCGGGCCTTCGCCAAGGTCAAGGCGAGCAACTGGCTCGAAAGATCGGGATGTGCCCGCTTGAGGCGATCGCGGGCCGCTTCCGGCGTGATCTTCGGCAGATCGTCGCGGAGTTTTTCGAGCGTGCTCCAAGTCTCTGCGAGCCCGACGCGCAGGCCGTCGATATCGCGACGGAGCGTAGCGACTCGATCGCGCAGCGCCGTGATCGAATATGCGACCGGGTCGACCTCGCTTCGCACGACCTCGGGACGCTGCAACAGCTTTTGCAGTTGCGCTTCGCGGGCCGGCACGTTCTTCAAGAG
Above is a window of Planctomycetia bacterium DNA encoding:
- a CDS encoding HlyD family efflux transporter periplasmic adaptor subunit, giving the protein MSGSRSRRRKSRRGALRWKLAALVVAVGAAGGGAYWKLAPGAWKATVETPLTGQVVVGKFVHEIVERGDIQSSANVDVRSEVQLRSSASASLGVAILEIVPEGTFVEEGDFLVRLDDAVLQNELTLQTINCNASQASVIQAETTVETAKLALSEYESGTFKQEEEQLQSEIFVAEEAHRRSQEYVRYSERLAAKGYVTPIQLEADRFAVSKAAKELEVARTKQVVLHTYSKQKMMKQLESEVKTAEAKLQATLEIHSVEKARLDRIKTQIAKCVIAAPKAGQVVYANDQTSSGEPIVIEEGRMIRERQVIIRLPNPKQMQVLAKINESRIDLVRPGMLARVKIDALPDVELRGRVKKVSEYPLQQSSSFSAHIKEYATEIEILNPPPGLRPGMTAQAAVIAEERDGAAQVPLQAVMERDGRYYCLVHTPQGLQAKQVQVGPTNSKLVVIESGLEGTEQVVMTPKQYVDLIALPTPIDFPARVKPTAIARSHPAERTPAEARLAKSETASRIPKREPIKRPKAMLNDTSTTHGAGL
- a CDS encoding ABC transporter ATP-binding protein; protein product: MKFAVRVNDLRKVYRLGDEEVHALRGVTIDFPEGDYVAVMGPSGSGKSTFLNVLGCLDRPSSGSYFLGDDDVAQMDDDSLSEVRASQIGFVFQSYNLIPQLTVMENIEVPLYYRGKIMPEDRERCRELAELVGLGKRLNHRPTQLSGGQQQRAGIARSLVNNPRFILADEPTGNLDSVTTNEILALFDNLNQAGKTIILVTHEDEVAHRAKRIIRLRDGGVQSDERIK